One genomic window of Nasonia vitripennis strain AsymCx chromosome 1 unlocalized genomic scaffold, Nvit_psr_1.1 chr1_random0013, whole genome shotgun sequence includes the following:
- the LOC107981602 gene encoding serine/threonine-protein kinase par-4-like: protein MPKNSNTQNSVLSSIASPSFSKIIKFSSSLLLVKIKSSALSLKDEENVTIAKRHDDQIHEKDAFNFKKPAALLPSTTSQETSLKTSIQKVGEHQIEIWSKVLGEGAQGIVRMACVLTYLHMQLTPIVHRDIKPGNIFVSEDFRVKICDLGLAKGGITESNLNTTCIRNIRGTQN, encoded by the exons ATGCCCAAAAACAGCAACACCCAAAACTCAGTTCTTAGCTCTATTGCATCAccatctttttcaaaaatcataaaattttcCAGCAGTCTGCTATTAGTAAAGATAAAATCATCTGCGCTTAGCCTAAAAGATGAAGAGAATGTAACAATTGCAAAAAGACATGATGATCAAATTCATGAAAAAGATGCTTTTAACTTCAAGAAGCCAGCTGCTTTATTACCATCTACAACCAGTCAAGAGACTTCATTAAAAACATCGATTCAAAAAGTTGGGGAGCATCAGATAGAGATTTGGAGTAAGGTATTAGGTGAAGGAGCTCAAGGAATAGTGCGAATGG CGTGCGTACTGACCTATTTGCACATGCAGCTAACACCTATTGTTCATCGTGACATCAAGCCTGGAAATATCTTTGTTAGTGAGGATTTCAGAGTCAAAATTTGTGACTTAGGTTTGGCGAAGGGTGGTATAACAGAATCTAATTTGAATACAACCTGCATACGAAACATTAGAGGGACCcagaattaa
- the LOC116415909 gene encoding uncharacterized protein LOC116415909 → MGLIGKTKKIALNYIKKYSYEEVKSELLKQYIDDDNKYHFRFSVSCLGKSDGTCFLSFEDSTGKACDFWAFCHEKIRNKSHCATIFLLTTKVKGLGAELSNQSEKKVLNSVLMNIQQINLMPTIHRSLMI, encoded by the coding sequence ATGGGACTGAttggaaaaactaaaaaaatagcATTAAactacataaaaaaatatagttacgAAGAGGTCAAGTCGGaattattgaaacaatatatcgatgatgataataaataCCATTTCAGATTCTCGGTTAGTTGCTTAGGCAAATCTGATGGAACATGTTTTCTCAGTTTTGAGGATTCGACAGGCAAAGCCTGTGATTTTTGGGCTTTTTGCCATGAGAAAATTCGCAATAAAAGTCATTGTGCAACTATATTTTTACTAACAACTAAAGTAAAAGGATTGGGTGCTGAACTTAGCAATCAATCGgagaaaaaagttttgaaCTCCGTTCTCATGAACATTCAACAGATCAATCTAATGCCAACAATTCATCGCTCACTGATGAtttga
- the LOC100114408 gene encoding ubiquitin carboxyl-terminal hydrolase 2 isoform X1, with amino-acid sequence MPFHQSGHVDAVALSYSSSAMAPLSPSISRRYSSNASSSSSSSSLSSTPKYNSYRASAASSIHDRPSYRTNDYSSKTSYNLPRLQPSSSYSDSTHRYTGTSGRGSSSSSSSGVGSNGLSSLSTSFDLSKYSPHHYVPNIQRSNASSSSLLQHSHLHSSGSVGGSSAGSLASSTSSGSLHSSAADLLGGDEASGRSHREASISSSSGSSPSSQLWSTKQRRGDEVTGCCTDQRNNNNNNNNSPAGGARLAQLDNNNSTDSDDLTEPKPLLLAPPPPLPAGFSAGCGKRGSQTAASATSSTSPTTATTATTATTAATAATATATSTSAGSGCSSFSPPSNPSANNTEQQQQPLATNNNASSRYHSSAAGIAGGISRTTTMLAAATGESLAVVSQAADRPTLNGETNSSPYFATSGSGADQSGLENSAAAAASDNLEAGSVGPLGGQASSDSNSSSECSTSGGSSGGRSNGGRSRLQGTRDERCGLNGLRNIGNTCFMNSVIQCLSNTRPLLEYLLNEQYLTDINTTTSSMKGALIKAFSQVIQELWENDGDHVVNTSSLKSQIQRFAPRFMGYSQQDAQEFLRYLLEGLHEDVNRVTVKPQPIHTDIPDSYSDSMKAAESWKRYLRSEDSTIVDVFVGQLRSSLRCTVCDHVSVTLDPFWDLSLPIPSRSGTVRLNQCLEHFTREEVLDGDEKPTCSKCQMRRKCTKSFAIQKFPKILVIHLKRFSPMERFRGKLSVLVDFPLTGLELSAFAAPRVQGCTYNLYGVANHSGTTHSGHYTAYCKHPYSGEWHEYNDSRVTPVSARSVVSSEAYVLFYEQQPHSSHL; translated from the exons GTTGCAGCCGTCGTCCTCGTACTCAGACTCGACGCACCGCTACACCGGCACGTCGGGacgaggcagcagcagcagcagcagcagcggcgtcgGCAGCAACGGCTTGAGCAGCCTCTCGACGAGCTTCGACCTGAGCAAGTACTCGCCCCACCACTACGTGCCCAACATCCAGCGCAGCAACGCGAGCAGCTCGAGCCTGCTCCAGCACAGCCACCTgcacagcagcggcagcgtcgggggcagcagcgccggcagcCTCGCCTCCAGCACCTCCAGTGGCAGCCTCCACTCCTCGGCGGCCGACCTCCTCGGCGGCGACGAGGCCAGCGGGCGCAGCCACCGCGAGGCCTCCATCTCTTCCTCGAGCGGCTCGTCGCCCAGCAGCCAGCTCTGGAGCACCAAGCAGCGCCGCGGCGACGAGGTAACCGGCTGCTGCACCGACCAgcgcaacaacaacaataacaacaacaacagcccCGCCGGCGGCGCCAGACTTGCGCAACTCGACAACAACAACTCGACCGACAGCGACGACTTGACCGAGCCAAAGCCGCTACTGCtggcaccgccgccgccgctgccagCTGGCTTCTCCGCGGGCTGCGGCAAACGGGGCAGCCAGACAGCGGCGTCAGCTACCAGTAGCACTAGTCCCACCACCGCCACCACCGCCACCACCGCCAccaccgccgccaccgccgccaccgccaccgccACCTCCACCTCCGCCGGCAGCGGCTGCTCGTCATTCTCCCCGCCCTCTAACCCCTCGGCTAATAAcaccgagcagcagcagcagccgctcgCTACTAACAACAATGCGAGCAGCCGTTACCACTCGTCCGCAGCTGGCATCGCTGGCGGCATCAGTAGGACCACGACGATGCTCGCCGCCGCGACCGGGGAGAGCCTCGCCGTCGTGAGCCAGGCCGCCGACCGGCCCACTCTCAACGGCGAGACCAACTCCTCCCCCTACTTCGCTAccagcggcagcggcgccgACCAGAGCGGACTGGAGAACAGCGCAGCGGCGGCCGCCTCGGACAACCTGGAAGCCGGCAGCGTCGGCCCCCTCGGCGGACAGGCCTCCTCGGACAGCAACTCCTCGAGC GAATGCAGCACAAGTGGCGGCAGCAGTGGCGGCAGATCGAACGGCGGCAGGAGCCGTCTGCAGGGCACGCGCGACGAGCGCTGCGGCCTCAATGGCCTGCGAAACATCGGAAACACG TGTTTCATGAACAGCGTAATACAATGCCTGAGCAATACGCGGCCGCTGTTGGAGTACTTGCTGAACGAGCAGTACCTGACCGACATAAACACGACGACGTCGAGTATGAAGGGTGCCCTGATCAAGGCTTTCAGCCAGGTGATCCAGGAGCTCTGGGAGAACGACGGCGACCACGTCGTCAACACCTCCTCGCTCAAGTCCCAGATCCAGAGATTCGCGCCGCGATTCATGGGCTACAGTCAGCAGGACGCGCAGGAGTTCCTGCGATACCTGCTCGAGGGTCTGCACGAGGACGTCAACCGAGTCACTGTCAAGCCACAACCCATTCACACCGACATACCTGACAGTTATTC GGACAGTATGAAGGCGGCGGAAAGCTGGAAGCGCTACCTACGCAGTGAGGACAGCACGATAGTAGACGTGTTCGTCGGGCAGCTGAGATCGTCGCTGCGCTGTACAGTCTGCGACCACGTGTCCGTGACTCTCGATCCGTTCTGGGATCTCAGTTTGCCGATTCCCTCGCGGAGCGGCACCGTCAGGCTCAACCAGTGTCTTGAGCACTTCACCAGGGAGGAGGTGCTCGACGGCGACGAGAAACCTACTTGCTCCAAGTGCCAGATGAGGAGAAAGTGCACCAAGAGCTTCGCCATACAGAAATTCCCGAAGATTTTGGTTATTC ATTTGAAACGGTTCTCACCGATGGAGCGATTCCGCGGCAAATTAAGCGTGTTAGTGGACTTCCCGCTGACGGGTCTGGAGCTTAGTGCTTTCGcggctccccgagttcaaggCTGCACATACAACCTGTACGGCGTGGCGAATCACTCGGGTACGACGCACTCCGGCCACTACACCGCCTACTGCAAGCATCCCTACTCCGGCGAGTGGCACGAGTACAACGACAGCAGGGTCACCCCAGTTTCCGCGCGATCGGTCGTCTCCAGCGAGGCCTACGTTCTCTTCTACGAGCAGCAACCCCACAGCTCGCACCTCTAA